One Mycobacterium paraseoulense genomic window, TCCGGTTGAACCGCGTCATCGACACCGTGTCGCCGCTCAGCATCGTCGAGGCGACCGCGGTGTAGCCAAGGCCCGCGACGGCCGACCGGCACATGCTCGCTCACCGTCCGGGCTCGAACTCTTAACTTTCGGCCCGGCGCAGACCCGACGCCGATGCCGGGTCCACCGGCTCATGCTGACTGGCGTTTTAGGCGATTCTGCGTCCACTTTGCTGAAAAGGCGCTGACGTTTCTCTGGCATCAGCGATAACGGTCCCGGTGCCGCCCGGTTCTGCCAAGATTTACACGTCATACCGCGGGCTGGAGGGGGCGCGTTGCGGTTTCTGAGCCGCCGCACGGGTTACGGGCTGTCTGCCGTCGTCGTTGCTGCGGCAGGATTCAACGCGCTCGGTTTGTGGGGAGTGGCGACGGCACAGCGGGTGCAGTTCGTCCTCGAGGCGACGTTGTGCGTTGTGGCGCTACTGGCCGGGCTGCTTGTCCTTCGGCGGGTGGCCGGCCTCGCGCGGTGGTGGCGGGTGACCCTCCTGACGGCCATCGCCACCTTTCTGGCCGCTGAGGCCCTCTCTCAGCGACTCCGGGCGGCCGATAGCGGCGCGACCGCACCGCCGTCAGCGGTCGTCGGCTATTTCGTTGCCGGACTGCTGTTCGGTGTGGCGATAGTTCTGCTGGTACGGTCCGGCCACCGGGCGCCGGCGCGAACTTGGGTGTGGGGACGGCAGCGCGTAATTACCGCCGGCCTTGATGGATTGTTGGCGACACTGGCGTTCTTCCACCTGGTCTATGTCGCCCGGCTCGGGGCCATGCATGGAGCCGCGCTGCCCAGGTCGACCAACACCGCAGTCGTAACCGGTATCGCGGCGGTCGAGCTCGTCGTGGTGGTGAGCGCCCTTCTGCTGGCGATGTGGTATCCGCCGTATCGGCCGGGCCGGACGAATTACATGCTGCTTGCCGCCGCGGTGATCACCCTGACGTCTTCGGACCGGCTGCTGGCCTACCTCCGCAGCGTCGAAGTGGCGCAGCTCGACTTGTGGGTCGGCACCGGATTCGTCATGGCTCCGCTGCTGATCGCATGGAGTTTGCTGGATTTTCCTCCACGCGCGCGCCCCGAGCACGACGACGAAATGCCGACCAACTGGGCGCAGCTCACCCTGCCCTACGTGGGGTTCATGGGCAGCACCGCTCTCGTCACCTTCCACGAGCTCATCGGACGCCGGGTCGACCCCGTCTTCATCGGCACCTACGTTGCGATGGCCGTGCTTGTCTCGACCCGATACTTGGTGGCGATGCGCGTGCAGCGGATGCTCACCGAACAGCTCATCGACGCCAAACGCCGCCTCGCCCATCAGGCTCACCACGACCCGTTGACCCACCTACCCAATCGATTGTTCTTGGCGCAGCGGCTGGACGATGCGATACGCGACGGACCGTTCGTGCTGATCTTCGTCGACATCGACGATTTCAAAGAGGTCAACGACCGATTCGGGCACGCCGCCGGTGACGAGCTGCTGTGCGCGATCAGTGCACGGCTCAGGAGTTGTCTTGGTGCCGACGACACGCTCGCTCGTGTCGGGGGAGACGAGTTCGCCATCCTCATCTCGGGCGTCGTGGAGGCACCCGAACTCGTCGCCGACCAGCTGCGGGTAGCGCTTCGCAGCCCGTTCTCGGTACACGGGACGTCGGTGCGGGTGCGCGCCAGCATGGGCCTGGTCAGTCCCGGATGCGACGGCCAGCATCGCACCTCCGATGATCTACTGAGGCAGGCCGACATCTCGATGTACACCGGAAAGCGGCTGGGTAAGGACACCGCGGTGGTCTACCGGCCGGCGTTCACTGTCGCCGAGGATTTTCCGACCGCGCTTCGGCAAGCCAAAGGTGGTGCTCCACAAGGCTTTCGGCTGAAATACCAACCCATCGTCGGTCTTCCACAGGGCAACCCGGTCGCCGTCGAGGCGCTTGCGCGCTGGACCACACCGAGCGGCATACAGATTCCTCCCCAGACCTTCGTTTCCCTGGCCGAAGCCAACGGCATGGGGGCAGAACTCGATGCCCTGGTCCTCGATCGGGCCTGCGCCGACATCCAATCGTCCGGCCTTGGCTTGGACGTTCATATCAACATCGGCGCCGCGCGGTTGGGCAGCGTCGATTTCGAACGGGTCATCAGCCGCACGCTTGCCCGGCACGGGCTGCCGCCGCAACGAGTCGTCCTGGAGATCACCGAGACGGTTCCCATAGTGGATCTCGCCGACGCCGCGGCGGCCATCAGACGCCTGAAAGACCTCGGCATCAGAGTAGCCTTGGACGACTTCGGCGCCGGATACAATTCGCTGACCTATTGGCACGAGTTGCCGGTGCAGATTGTGAAGCTCGACCGCGGGCTGGCGATGGGTGTCGAGCCGGGACGAAACCTGACGCTGTATCGCTCAGTCATCGGGCTCTGTGAAGCCCTGGGCCTCAACGTTATTGCTGAAGGAATCGAAACCGCCGAGCAGGCTGAGACAGTCTTCATGGCCGGATGCGGCTTGGCGCAAGGCCATCTGTTCGGTCGGGCCACCGACCTGACTGACATCGTCGCGCCCTAGCCGCCGGGCGTCGGCAATCGACTATCGGGGATCGAAAGCGGAGCCGTAGCGGCTACTTGGCGTCATCGCCCGGCCGCCGATTGACGTCCACCCGGTGCGGCGCTGCCGATCACGACGCGATGAACGCGAGCAGGTCCGGGTTGAGGACATCCGCGTGCGTGGTCAGCATGCCGTGGGGGTAGCCGGCATAGGTCTTCAACACGCCGTTCGGAAGTAGGTCGACCGCTCGGGGCACCGCGCTGGCGAACGGAACGATCTGGTCGTCATCGCCGTGCATCACCAGGACGGGGACGGTGATCTTCGTCAGCTCCTCGGAGTAGTCCTGCAGCCAGGACACCACCGTCTCGTAGTGAGCCTGGGCGCTGCCGGACATGCCCTGACGCCACCAGTTCGCGATGACCGCCTCGGAAGCCTCCGCACCCGGGCGGTTGAATCCGTAGAACGGCCCCTCTGGCACCGCGCGGAAGAACTCCGACCGATTTCCCAAGACCCCCGCGCGCACCGCGTCGAACCACTCCTGGGGTTGCCCGCCCGGATTGTTCTCGGCCTGCATCATGCTCGGGGTCGGGGAGGACACCAGTACCGCCTTGGCGACGCGCTCCT contains:
- a CDS encoding alpha/beta fold hydrolase produces the protein MPTITTSDGVEIFYKDWGSGQPIVFSHGWPLTADDWDAQMMYFLLQGYRVIAHDRRGHGRSEQVGTGNDIEHWVADLAALTERLDLRDAIHIGHSTGGAEVACYVARHQERVAKAVLVSSPTPSMMQAENNPGGQPQEWFDAVRAGVLGNRSEFFRAVPEGPFYGFNRPGAEASEAVIANWWRQGMSGSAQAHYETVVSWLQDYSEELTKITVPVLVMHGDDDQIVPFASAVPRAVDLLPNGVLKTYAGYPHGMLTTHADVLNPDLLAFIAS
- a CDS encoding putative bifunctional diguanylate cyclase/phosphodiesterase, whose translation is MRFLSRRTGYGLSAVVVAAAGFNALGLWGVATAQRVQFVLEATLCVVALLAGLLVLRRVAGLARWWRVTLLTAIATFLAAEALSQRLRAADSGATAPPSAVVGYFVAGLLFGVAIVLLVRSGHRAPARTWVWGRQRVITAGLDGLLATLAFFHLVYVARLGAMHGAALPRSTNTAVVTGIAAVELVVVVSALLLAMWYPPYRPGRTNYMLLAAAVITLTSSDRLLAYLRSVEVAQLDLWVGTGFVMAPLLIAWSLLDFPPRARPEHDDEMPTNWAQLTLPYVGFMGSTALVTFHELIGRRVDPVFIGTYVAMAVLVSTRYLVAMRVQRMLTEQLIDAKRRLAHQAHHDPLTHLPNRLFLAQRLDDAIRDGPFVLIFVDIDDFKEVNDRFGHAAGDELLCAISARLRSCLGADDTLARVGGDEFAILISGVVEAPELVADQLRVALRSPFSVHGTSVRVRASMGLVSPGCDGQHRTSDDLLRQADISMYTGKRLGKDTAVVYRPAFTVAEDFPTALRQAKGGAPQGFRLKYQPIVGLPQGNPVAVEALARWTTPSGIQIPPQTFVSLAEANGMGAELDALVLDRACADIQSSGLGLDVHINIGAARLGSVDFERVISRTLARHGLPPQRVVLEITETVPIVDLADAAAAIRRLKDLGIRVALDDFGAGYNSLTYWHELPVQIVKLDRGLAMGVEPGRNLTLYRSVIGLCEALGLNVIAEGIETAEQAETVFMAGCGLAQGHLFGRATDLTDIVAP